From the Stigmatella erecta genome, one window contains:
- a CDS encoding phosphoadenylyl-sulfate reductase yields the protein MLSQDEFLAASAELKTASAEQILSWAEARFGANAAMAVSFGAEDVALIDLARKHAPSVRLFTLDTGRLPPETYEVMEVLRNRYGLDVETFFPDRERVETLVSTQGPFSFRQSIEARKQCCAIRKVEPLGRALQGRQAWVTGLRREQSVTRTGVEALERDLDHGGLFKLNPLVSWSARQVWSYIQENGVPYNALHDRGYPSIGCAPCTRAVKPYEDERAGRWWWESAANRECGLHVRR from the coding sequence ATGTTGTCCCAGGATGAGTTCCTTGCCGCTTCCGCCGAGCTGAAGACCGCCTCCGCCGAGCAGATCCTCTCCTGGGCCGAGGCCCGCTTCGGCGCGAACGCGGCCATGGCGGTGAGCTTCGGGGCGGAGGACGTGGCGCTCATCGATCTGGCGCGCAAGCACGCCCCCAGCGTGCGCCTGTTCACCCTGGACACGGGCCGGTTGCCTCCCGAGACGTACGAAGTCATGGAGGTGCTCCGCAACCGCTACGGGCTGGATGTGGAGACCTTTTTCCCGGACCGGGAGCGCGTGGAGACGCTCGTCTCCACCCAGGGCCCCTTCTCCTTCCGGCAGAGCATCGAGGCGCGCAAGCAGTGCTGCGCCATCCGCAAGGTGGAGCCGCTCGGGCGCGCGCTCCAGGGACGGCAGGCCTGGGTGACGGGGCTGCGCCGCGAGCAGTCCGTCACCCGCACGGGGGTGGAGGCCCTCGAGCGGGACCTGGACCACGGCGGCCTCTTCAAGCTCAACCCCCTGGTCTCCTGGAGCGCCCGGCAGGTGTGGAGCTACATCCAGGAGAACGGCGTGCCGTACAACGCCCTGCATGACCGGGGCTACCCCTCCATTGGCTGCGCCCCGTGCACGCGGGCCGTGAAGCCGTACGAGGACGAGCGCGCCGGCCGCTGGTGGTGGGAGTCCGCCGCCAACCGCGAGTGCGGCCTGCACGTGCGCCGCTGA
- a CDS encoding precorrin-2 dehydrogenase/sirohydrochlorin ferrochelatase family protein, with protein sequence MASVSLADYPVCLQLRDKPVLLIGAGLIAEGRALQLLEAGARLRMIAPGATDTLRRLAAEGRLELLERAYAPGDTAGQVLVFVATDDRRVSVAVAEETRARGILLNAADEPDLCDFTLPSVGRRGPITVAVSTQGMAPALARDLRRQLLERIGRHHVWIARLSGHFREHLPRGAGRSRLLKRLVDDDIGGHLARGERRSAWTRIREELKALGEKT encoded by the coding sequence ATGGCCTCTGTGTCCCTCGCCGATTACCCCGTCTGCCTGCAACTGCGGGACAAGCCCGTGCTGCTCATTGGCGCCGGCCTCATCGCCGAGGGCCGCGCCCTGCAGCTGCTGGAGGCGGGCGCCCGGCTGCGGATGATCGCCCCCGGGGCCACGGACACCCTGCGGCGCCTGGCGGCCGAGGGCCGGCTGGAGCTGCTGGAGCGCGCCTACGCCCCCGGAGACACCGCGGGCCAGGTGCTCGTCTTCGTGGCCACGGATGACCGCCGGGTGAGCGTGGCGGTCGCCGAGGAGACGCGGGCGCGCGGCATCCTGCTGAACGCCGCGGATGAGCCGGACCTGTGTGACTTCACCCTGCCCTCCGTGGGCCGGCGAGGCCCCATCACCGTGGCGGTCTCCACCCAGGGCATGGCCCCGGCGCTGGCGCGCGACCTGCGGCGGCAACTGCTGGAGCGCATCGGGCGCCACCACGTGTGGATCGCCCGGCTGAGCGGCCACTTCCGGGAGCACCTGCCCCGGGGCGCGGGCCGCAGCCGGCTGCTGAAGCGGCTGGTGGACGATGACATTGGCGGACACCTGGCGCGCGGAGAGCGCCGGTCCGCGTGGACGCGTATTCGTGAGGAGCTGAAGGCCTTGGGAGAGAAGACATGA
- the cobA gene encoding uroporphyrinogen-III C-methyltransferase: MSRRAKGCVYLVGAGPGDPGLLTLRAARLLADADTVVHDRLVHPAVLEHARPHARILYVGKEGGGESVRQEDIHTLLIAQARLGRSVVRLKGGDPFVFGRGGEEALALEAAGIPYEVVPGVSSLAAVPAAAAIPITHRGVSGSVTFATAHRTEGAPDWAHLARAETLVLFMAGGRLDETTHALMSAGRAPTTPTAVVEAGTWEHQRVLEAPLSGIAREAREADVGSPALLVVGEVVSLRSQLRSLAQRPVAADGAFAQVAEGGHE, encoded by the coding sequence ATGAGCCGGCGTGCCAAAGGATGTGTCTACCTCGTCGGAGCGGGGCCCGGAGACCCGGGGCTGCTGACGCTTCGCGCGGCGCGCCTGCTGGCGGACGCCGACACCGTGGTGCATGACCGCCTGGTGCACCCGGCGGTGCTGGAGCACGCCCGGCCCCATGCCCGCATCCTCTATGTGGGCAAGGAGGGCGGCGGCGAGTCGGTGCGGCAGGAGGACATCCACACCCTGCTCATCGCCCAGGCCCGCCTGGGGCGCAGCGTGGTGCGGCTCAAGGGCGGAGACCCCTTCGTCTTCGGACGCGGCGGCGAGGAGGCGCTCGCGCTCGAGGCGGCCGGCATTCCCTACGAAGTCGTTCCAGGCGTCTCCAGCCTGGCGGCCGTTCCCGCCGCGGCGGCCATCCCCATCACCCACCGGGGGGTGTCCGGCTCGGTGACTTTCGCCACGGCGCACCGCACGGAAGGGGCCCCCGACTGGGCGCACCTGGCCCGGGCGGAGACCTTGGTGCTCTTCATGGCAGGAGGACGATTGGACGAGACAACCCATGCCCTGATGTCCGCGGGACGGGCCCCCACCACGCCCACGGCGGTGGTGGAGGCGGGAACCTGGGAGCACCAGCGCGTCCTCGAGGCGCCCCTGTCGGGCATCGCCCGGGAAGCGCGGGAGGCGGACGTGGGCTCCCCGGCGCTGCTCGTGGTGGGGGAAGTGGTCTCCCTGCGCTCGCAGCTGCGCTCGCTGGCGCAGCGGCCCGTGGCGGCGGATGGCGCCTTCGCACAGGTGGCGGAGGGCGGCCATGAGTGA
- the cysD gene encoding sulfate adenylyltransferase subunit CysD, giving the protein MSESSRLSHLTVLEAESIHILRETVAEFANPVMLYSIGKDSQVLLHLARKAFHPAPLPFPLLHVDTTWKFRDMYTFRDQFTAQHGLRLLVHQNRQALAAGINPFDHGSQKYTHAMKTQALLEALAQHGFDAAFGGARRDEEKSRAKERVFSFRDRHGQWDPRRQRPELWNLYNGRIDAGESMRVFPLSNWTELDVWHYILQEKIPVVPLYFAAERPVVERSGNLIMIDDERMRLRPGEKPQMKRVRFRTLGCYPLSGAIESSAATVGDVILEMVNARQSERQGRLIDHDEEGSMELKKREGYF; this is encoded by the coding sequence ATGAGTGAGTCCTCGCGTCTGTCCCACCTCACGGTCCTGGAGGCCGAGAGCATCCACATCCTCCGGGAGACGGTGGCGGAGTTCGCCAACCCGGTGATGCTCTACAGCATCGGCAAGGACTCGCAGGTGCTCCTGCACCTGGCGCGCAAGGCCTTCCACCCGGCCCCCCTGCCCTTCCCCCTGCTCCACGTGGACACCACGTGGAAGTTCCGGGACATGTACACCTTCCGGGACCAGTTCACCGCGCAGCATGGCCTGCGGCTGCTCGTGCACCAGAACCGCCAGGCGCTCGCCGCGGGCATCAACCCGTTCGACCACGGCAGCCAGAAGTACACCCACGCCATGAAGACGCAGGCGCTGCTGGAGGCGCTCGCGCAGCACGGCTTCGACGCGGCCTTCGGCGGGGCGCGCCGGGACGAGGAGAAGTCCCGCGCCAAGGAGCGCGTCTTCTCCTTCCGCGACCGCCACGGGCAGTGGGATCCGCGCCGTCAGCGCCCCGAGCTGTGGAACCTCTACAACGGCCGCATCGACGCCGGGGAGAGCATGCGCGTCTTCCCGCTGTCCAACTGGACCGAGCTGGACGTGTGGCACTACATCCTCCAGGAGAAGATCCCCGTCGTGCCGCTCTACTTCGCCGCCGAGCGCCCGGTGGTGGAGCGCAGCGGCAACCTCATCATGATCGACGATGAGCGGATGCGGCTGCGGCCCGGAGAGAAGCCCCAGATGAAGCGGGTGCGGTTCCGCACGCTGGGCTGCTATCCGCTCAGCGGCGCCATCGAGTCGTCGGCCGCCACGGTGGGCGACGTCATCCTGGAAATGGTCAATGCCCGCCAGTCCGAGCGGCAGGGCCGGCTCATCGACCACGACGAAGAGGGCTCGATGGAGCTCAAGAAGCGCGAGGGCTACTTCTAA